From one Lysinibacillus sp. G4S2 genomic stretch:
- a CDS encoding ABC transporter ATP-binding protein → MKKAFIEIENVSFQYDYTQVLKNISFRVEEGDFLALLGPNGSGKSTLLKIILGLLRPMSGEIKLFGEPSATFKHREWIGYVSQKSNAFNSGFPATVQEVVKSGLTKKLGLFKKPGRDAKGKVLEALKAVGMEAFMNRNIGELSGGQQQRVFIARALVSEPRLLILDEPTVGIDHENVQSFYDMLVKLNREQGITMILVTHDVDTVSNRISHVACLNQTIHFHGYKNEFDTISQDALDAWYGHSVRKIH, encoded by the coding sequence ATGAAAAAAGCATTTATTGAAATTGAAAACGTGTCATTTCAATATGACTATACACAAGTATTAAAAAATATCTCTTTCCGTGTAGAAGAGGGAGATTTTTTAGCACTTCTCGGTCCAAATGGTTCTGGGAAATCGACATTATTAAAAATTATTTTAGGATTATTAAGACCAATGTCTGGAGAAATAAAATTATTTGGTGAACCAAGTGCAACTTTTAAGCATCGTGAATGGATAGGGTATGTGTCACAAAAATCCAATGCCTTCAATTCAGGATTTCCAGCAACCGTCCAAGAGGTAGTAAAAAGCGGATTAACTAAAAAATTAGGGCTATTTAAAAAACCTGGACGAGATGCAAAAGGAAAAGTACTTGAAGCATTAAAAGCTGTTGGAATGGAAGCTTTTATGAATCGTAATATTGGTGAATTATCCGGTGGGCAACAGCAACGTGTCTTCATTGCAAGAGCCTTAGTCAGTGAACCAAGGCTACTAATATTAGATGAACCAACTGTCGGCATTGATCATGAGAATGTACAGTCATTTTATGATATGCTGGTCAAATTGAATCGGGAACAGGGAATTACAATGATTCTTGTTACACATGATGTCGATACAGTATCGAACCGTATCAGCCATGTAGCATGTTTAAATCAAACTATACACTTCCATGGTTACAAAAATGAATTTGATACAATTTCTCAGGATGCGCTTGATGCTTGGTATGGCCATTCTGTGAGAAAGATTCACTAG
- a CDS encoding Nif11 family protein: MSIQFLQQLAQSSDKEVVAIARAEGFEITTSEVKKLRPYLEQFSFTWLFLGIPKDILVEVEAVLGRKRSRQLIALFTK, from the coding sequence TTGAGTATTCAATTTTTACAGCAATTAGCACAAAGTAGTGATAAAGAAGTTGTTGCCATTGCTCGTGCCGAAGGATTTGAAATTACAACTTCTGAAGTAAAAAAACTTCGACCTTATTTGGAGCAATTCTCATTTACTTGGCTCTTTTTAGGTATTCCGAAAGATATACTTGTAGAGGTTGAAGCTGTTTTAGGTAGAAAGCGTTCTAGACAGCTTATCGCACTATTTACAAAATAA
- a CDS encoding deoxyribonuclease IV translates to MLLGSHVSMSGKEMMLGSSKEALSYGANTFMIYTGAPQNTRRKAIADLNIMNGLLHMKEHGMTNIVVHAPYIINIANTEKPETFRLGVDFLQSEIERTAALEATQIVLHPGAHVGAGADAGIAKIIEGLNEVLSQDYPVQIALETMAGKGTECGRSFEELAKIIDGVTHNERLSVCFDTCHTHDAGYNIVEDFDGVLNEFDKLIGVDRIKVLHINDSKNVRGAGKDRHENIGFGHIGFDALKYIVHHPQLMEIPKILETPFVALNSDAKSKSAPYKHEIEMLRNGEFKPELIDALRG, encoded by the coding sequence ATGCTACTTGGATCACATGTTTCAATGAGTGGAAAAGAAATGATGCTCGGGTCAAGTAAAGAAGCTCTTTCGTATGGGGCAAATACCTTTATGATTTATACAGGAGCACCTCAAAACACTCGTCGTAAGGCAATTGCTGACCTTAATATTATGAACGGCTTACTACACATGAAAGAGCATGGTATGACAAATATTGTTGTCCATGCTCCATACATTATCAATATTGCGAACACTGAAAAGCCTGAAACTTTCCGTCTTGGTGTAGATTTCTTGCAATCTGAGATCGAACGTACAGCGGCATTGGAAGCAACACAAATTGTATTGCATCCTGGTGCACATGTTGGTGCCGGAGCGGACGCAGGTATTGCTAAGATTATTGAAGGCTTAAATGAAGTATTGTCACAGGACTACCCAGTACAAATCGCATTAGAGACGATGGCAGGGAAGGGAACTGAATGTGGTCGTTCCTTTGAAGAGCTTGCCAAAATTATTGATGGTGTGACACATAATGAGCGTCTTTCAGTATGCTTTGATACTTGTCATACACATGATGCGGGTTACAATATTGTCGAGGATTTTGATGGCGTATTAAATGAGTTTGATAAATTAATAGGTGTAGATCGTATCAAAGTCTTGCATATCAATGATTCAAAAAATGTTCGTGGTGCAGGAAAAGACCGTCACGAAAATATTGGCTTCGGACATATTGGTTTTGACGCCTTAAAATATATTGTACATCATCCACAATTAATGGAGATTCCTAAAATCCTAGAAACACCATTTGTCGCATTAAATAGTGATGCCAAATCAAAATCGGCTCCTTATAAACATGAAATAGAGATGCTACGTAATGGAGAGTTTAAACCTGAGTTAATCGATGCTCTAAGAGGATAA